The genomic region tctttatcattttacacaatttcctggttaacacaagtacaaccacctggtctggcgaatgacaactgaaattatcttcccaagtattttctactggcattgtagtattaccagttggatgacaaaatacagtagcctagcctagttgcttaggtacttgtcgcaatctcagagcagaaaccgggtaatccaatttgaatcgtgttgatgctttgtttcttgactttatttcttgatctattcccgttttaggtagttattctgatgaatgaggcgaccaaaacagggttaatgcttttattgcaagctccaaaaagaaggctactttactgcccgcctgagaaaagttgacccagaagacgtctacaatcagctggaaacagccgggcttgtctcctcgccgatttgaacagccaaccgagcaacaactgtctggcattttactacctatgtcagacaattttaaagcggatatattaaataatcttgaatgaaagatggtcagttccagtataaattccagtggtagacagctgtggagtgtatttcttgcccgcaagctggtaattctgacgtgacgtgaaaactatgaaagccaattaccgtaaatattgtaaggttcagtcttcaaatctgacatgtagactgaacatttaacatttacatttaacatttaacatttacatttagcatttacatttaacatttacatttaacatttatatataacattgaacatttacgtttatatttaacatttacatttacatttaacatttacatttaacatttaacatttacatttagcatttacatttaacatttacatttaacatttatatataacattgaacatttacgtttatatttaacatttacatttacatttaacatttacatttatatttaacatttacatttagatgaaacatttatattattcaacaactttgtgttactgccaaacattattcttacatgaatatctctctaaatgtttgaaaaagtgacatttgaatattgttgtgcttttttccccatatgataatgctaaatgtaccaaaactgagcagggttttagaacgtgcgacattttacaaacggcgccccatacatATGGACTACTCTGGGAGCTCTGGTGTTTTTTAGTAGGATGCCATAAACGGAAGTTTACTATTACAAAAGCTGTGCTTTACTCTAACATCTGAGCCCAAAAAGCTGTGCTTTGCTCTAATATCTGAGCCCAAAAAGCAGATGTGTACTCAGAAAACAAGGCCTCATGCCTGCCCTACACACCTATGGAGAATAACACCTTTCCATGCAGTCACTTGAAAGGAGCAAAATGGTAGCATTTAGCTCTTCAGAGCTTTGTTTACTTTACGACACGTTTAAACATCTTGAGGTGATTGTTTAGGTTTTTAGCTCAGGCAGTCCTTTGAGAGACCTGCAGCATATGATTTTTCTTTCTGAATGTTGCTGATGTTGCCAGTGTTATTGCTAAACGTGAGGTGGAGTCAGATTGCCTGTTGGTTTACCGTGAGTGCTGTGTGCAATAGATAGGATGACACAGCTGTTTCTGGGATTCAGGAACTGCTCGCAGGTCAACTGCCGTCATCATGCCGCCACCTGATACTTGATAAAGCTCATTGGATGGAATGCTCTTAGGTCCAAGAAATAACCAATCACAAGTAGGTATGTTTAGCAGCAGAGGGTTTGCTCTAAAGGCGGGCTGTCATTGGTcagtggttggtgtgtgtttgttgctcaCTATGCGAACACTATCAAGTCTGTTGTGGATATCTCGTCACTGTCAAGTGATCCACCTATGTCAGTTTGGTCAGAAATAAAAGACAGGGCATTGACTCATTGGCTTCTGCTATCAGTATCTATTTGTATCTATCAGTATCTATTTGTAAGCACATAGTAATCATACCAGTATCTCAGTGTTTAGTACCATCAGAGAAGGATCCGTAATCATGGAGTTGGATTCAGTTGCAACTGTACTTTTATATAAAGTTGTGTTCCTCCTGTGTCATAACGACATACTGATTTGACTTATGGTGGCTTTGTTGTTGATATGTTCTTGTCCCAATGGCCCATGTGACTCATGGCCAAGCATTTATAGTTTGTGTTTAGTGAATGGTGTACCAAGACTGTGGGAATGCTTGCGCAATTTCTTAGAAGAAGGCCCTACACATGATATGACAGCAACATCTACTGAGGGACACAATAACACATGTTCATGAAGCCGCATGAGTGTGAACATCGTAGACCTGCTTATTACAgcttgaaaacacaaacaccacgcaATACTTTTTCTAGTatcacaaatattttttttcctgaggTGAAAAGGCTTGATTTCATATGAAAGGAACATGACGTAACCCCcgaaggaagagagacagagacggagacggagcgagagagagagagagagagggagatagagagagatggagattggcaggcagtcagagagagagagagaaagagaaggaggttgacagggtgtcagagagagagagagagagaaaggggagaggggtgccctcacccacccccttcactccacccctccccaccccccacccccctggtcTGATGCCTGCTGGTGGAATGCTGTGTGACTCTGGTATTTTTAGACCTGGCCAGTTGAAATAGTAACACTCAGGCCTCATTCAACATAAACACAACTTGCTCTCCCTCCATGTGGCTATGAACTGGTGAGCAGGATAGCACTGAAAGCTTAATTTGAGCCATAGGCTACAGTGCCGGACGATAAATCATACTTTCCACTGAGGCGTGAATTTTGGATATAGGCGTGGCGACATATTCTTCTTTGATAGAGAACATTTCAACGTGCCTATTACAAACCTTCACTGCCCAAGTCTGATTCATCTATCTGACAAGAAATATCAATGATCAATGTCGTTCCCTTTATTGAATGGATGGCTCATTATGCCTACATAGTTCTGTGTGTTAGgaaggaagcaggagcaaacctgtgttatgggttaatgcAGTTAATCTATCTCGGATATCCTCTAGGTTCAAATATATCCTGGCATGctttttaaaaaagaataaaatgtttgttttaaaaggttacACTTCTTGAAAGACTTAAGCTTCTGGGAAGAGGTAGTCTAATTTGTCCGAGAATGTCATCTATGacgtaaatacacaataatctGGTCTGGTATCTGGTCATTTCTATTCCCATATGGTAGTCTAATTAGGCAGCAGAAGAAGTGCTGCGTACCAGCGCATTTTCCACAAAAGATCTCTTCTTGGCCACTACGAAATGCAGACAGAGATCGCATTCAGGTTCATCCATCTGTTCAAATTCAGCAACATAAATATAGGTCACAATCTCACATATCTTATGCATTCCTCATCCATGTAGActactggtcactgctgctcttaTTTTCCCCTGTCTGTGGGATATCTCACATTGtcagtatatctacacatacagtcaccagAAGCCTCGTATTACGCAAATCAATACCTTATGTCCACTCTCGTTGCTCAGTTAAACAAGCTTTCACTCACCTGTTGCTAATAAAAAAGCCATGTAAAGGATAACAGTCAATTAACGTTGAATGCCATAGTTACCGGAGATGAACCTGCTGTTGCAGTAGTCAGTAGTCAGAAGCTTAAGATCATTCTTTCATATCACCACACAGTAGGTTGCCTATGCTATTGGGAAGAGGAGTGAAAGTACCCTGTGTTTCCATCCGAAAACCTTTATTTCCATACATAATAGATCGGACCTCTTCTGCTCCCAATTTAgattattaaattgaatatgtaCCCAATCATATGTTACGCATGTTTGGACATCGACGTGAGATGGCTATATCTAAGTGACCAAAACCTTTTTTATAGTCTCAAAATCCGATTGCCTACCCTAAATAACAATATAGCACATTCACAGATCTACCAGGGCCCagtaacacaccacacattcacagacctACCAGGGCCCagtaacacaccacacattcacagatctaCCAGGGCcactaacacaccacacattcacagacctATCAGGGCcactaacacaccacacattcacacacctacCAGGGCCCAGTAAAccaccacacattcacagacctAACCTTAGTGTGTGCCCATAATGCCATCAGTAAGCAGACCTTTACTAAACAGTTGGTTTACACATTTGCATAGTAACACATTtatataatttagtttacaaATTTAAATAAAGTAACAAACATCCCCATCATATAATAGTAACCGTGTTAAATGTTTGTCATTCAGCATTTAACTTAATTTAATTGAAGTAATTATTAATAAAATTGCCATGCCAGGTGAGGTCTGTGATTCGAATCCAATACACTTTCTGTCAAATTCAACTCGAACTGAGCCATACACTGTTCCAGCAAAATAAGCGCGTTGCTTCTGGAGGACTGAAGGCATGGGTGTTATTTGATTGACTGTTGAGTGCAAATATCAACAGTTTTTCCCCTGAATCacagactacacctttaatATTAACAGAATGAAAACATGTCGCGGTAGCAAGTGTTCTGATGTTGTGGTGACCCCCTCCTGCAGGGTATCTGTGTGCGCTGGATGCTGCCGAGAGGGCCCCGCTCATGCGCCCCCCGGGCCCTATGTCTGACGGCCAGTTCTACTCGCCTCCGGAGTCTGTGGCAGGTGAGCTCCATTGGGCACGGATGAGAAAGATGCTCAGTTAGGAAACTGGGAAAGCCTTAATCCTTGTTATTACTTTTTAGAGTATTACTTTTACCTATTACTACTTTTTAGAGAAGAAATGCAACAGATTATAGGCCCTTATTATTTTTACAAAAGCCATACTTTGAAAATCCCACGTTCAGCTATGAACATAACAGCATTGACCATTATAGCCTAACTTAGCCCGTGTTCCCTTTCAAATTGTCAGTACTTTTCAGTTCAATAcagttttatttatgtttgtttatatttatctatatatttaCATGTAAAATTATTATTCATATTACAAGCAGGCAGTCCAGATATTGGACATGTTGTAAAAGTTTAGAGGTTAGAGTAATAACTAAGCATCTAATGTTTCTGAATTATAACAAATTCATGTCAGCACTTTAAGTTTCCACGTCAGGTTACACCTGTTTAGTGTACAAGACAAACTAAAGTTATTTTGTTGTAAGGCTTGTCTTAAATGAATTTGTTGTGTATATTCAATGAGAGATAATATTGTTGTGGAAGGCTGCATTGTGATTTGCAGCTGCATTTCAATGTACTTCTTATACTCCGTCAACTACTTCTGTCATTGAGTCATTTGCTGCCATAATTAGCCTGGAAAGGCTCTTCTCCTTCGACACTTTAATTAGTGTATCTCGTTTATTCTTTACCATTAGTTATTTTGGCCAAGTTTCCTGTCTTGCTGCCAGATGCTCTGGTACAGTTAATATGTTTTTTATAGGTGGAGTGCAGGTGCAGTCATCTCTCGTGATATTTATCTATCTGTTGCTCAgttcagagaaaagaaaggttTCCTGTAGCCCACACGGCTTCTTGGAAACCCCCCTCTCATGTTCTATTTATTGAGGCGCATATATTCATAATGAGTCTGTGTAAATATATGACACTACTCTATTAATATAGTATATTACATTAATCTCACTCTATTAATACAATAGTGAAACATGGCCTCTCTGTTGTGGATTTGACTTCCAACcaagatgtatttatttatttatttccagatTCTGATGATGAGTTATTGGATGAGGATAAACATGACCCTGAGAAGCCCATTATCTAACAGGTAATGTACTTAATAGCAGGGTCCCCATGTACATGTGGTTTGAAAGTATTgcattattttagttttgagTCTGAATTTGGAGAAATTAAGTGTTTTCTAAATATACTTTGTGAAAGCTATGGAGTCAATCTTATTAAAATAATCAAACTTATCTTAAGGCAAACTCGACATACTGAATATTATATTTCAGATCTTTCCAGGAAGGATTGAGACGTTTATTGTATATCCCCaaatgtaaaatgcaaaaaCCATGTTTACACCTGTGAATTAAGACTTAATTATTAATGTgtaacataaaaataaaataagacatTTTTATGACTTTCATAGTGGccagttaaaaaataaaaaactacaCTGAATCTGCATTCTTGTTACTTTCCCTGACTAGAGTGGGGGCCTAAGAATCAACTGTTTAAACTTGTTGTTGCCTTAGTTTTTATTTACCCTCTAAAATAATCAGTTTCATTTGAAAAAATGTGCAACCTGAAAACACATTCCAAAAATTGTAATCTTCTTTAATCCAGGGTATGTCTTTGGTGtatgtgtttaattaaaaaaaccGACCCTAATagttattaataattaatagtTTATAGTTAATAATGACATAATATTCTTAATATTTTTGCATTGTGTTGTTCCTGGGGACATATGTTCCAGTTTGTCTTTACTGCAGTGCCGTCCTCATAGCTCATAGTTGCGTGCAGacgcatagcatagcatagcatagcatagcacagcatagcacaTTCTCACTGCAGCTCTTTGTGCTGTTGCAGGAACCCTCTTCTCACAGCCATGTGGCGTAAACACATGCTGGGGCCACCATACTGGTGTCtgacaaccccccacccccaccccccgaagCTCAGCAAACCCTCATGGTTTCCACTCTTCCCACCAATCCTGTCTGAGcaggaggatgggagaggagccCGCCACGTGCCCACCACCATTGTCTTCTTCAACCCCTGGTCcactcatttcatttcacagaACAAACTGGTGAAGTGCAGTGCCTTTTGCCAGAGACATTTTAACTTAAATGCTTGTCAGACCGTTTTcaaacttttcttttcttgtctgtGCCATCTCCCACGTGAACAAAGCCTGGATGTTGAGGAGGCTGAGGGTCCTTACGGTTTGGGAGTGAAGGATTCTGGGTCCGCTTTGTGCCTGTACGATATGCTCTGCTATGATCTGCCCTGTACcctccacacacagtcacagctcCCAATGTCTTCACTGCAGAAAgactctggaaaaaaaaaaagaactgcagCACTCCCCTGAGTATGTGTCAAAACAAAATGTGACTGAAACTTTGCATCTTGATGGGCTTTAGGAAGGTATGTCATATTCACAGTAATGAACAGTACAGCGTGCAATATTCACAGTAATGTACAGTACAGCGTCCAATAACATGTGATCCCAGTTTTGTGTTTGATCATCGCATGGCTGGCAGATGTGGCCAAGGCCTTGAAAAGGTGCTCTTGTGTCATCTGTGTTTTCTGCACGCGTTCATGTCCTAGTGAAGGACCTCGCATGTACTCACACAGAGGTCTGTTCACAGTGAAGGGCTAACCTAACTGGACACCCAACAATATGCTCTTAACGTATGAAGTGATGTATTTGTATGCATGAACATGTAATCTGTAGttagtttgtttttatgtgtgacCGGACAttgtgtgctctgtgctctggccGAGATGATGacaccacacagagaagagctcGCTTTAGAACACGTCCGGCACCATTCTGTGCCGGGCCACACTGGGCCCACATCCGGTCCTCGTCTGGCCCAGAACCGGCTGCTCTCCCGGTAGCCACAGCTGCTAATGAGGGCTCATGCACTGTGTGCAGGAAAAACAAGCACTGGTGACGCATTACCACCTTTCGAAATGAAACcaattttgtctttttatttgcCACAATAAATATACTGTTGATTATTTTAACAAAAATGTGGTTATTGGTTGTGTTTTTGCACCATTGCACCATGCAAGGAACTGTGCATATCATAGAATGATACTTCAGTTATGGTAGAAGTATGGTAGCTATACTGTATACAACAGGGAAAGCAAATAATGAAGTGGTTTTACACATTGCTACATCAGAAGTCTTTAAACATTTCCGTACCCGCGGAATTCTGTAATCTGGACTCCAGGCAATCCTGGGAATACAGGTGTTTGCTGTGTAGTTGGCTGAGAGGGGAATTTATAGATTTCTTTCCAACGTACGCTTTTTGTCTGTTATTCAGTTTGGGTGAGGGGCTGAGATCAAGTCAAATCAGGCGTTCATGTTTCGCTCTTGTAGGTGATGCACTCTTGCGTTGACCACCTTACCCACAAATAACAGTGCAGATGCAAGGCAGCCTAGCAAAAACAACCTCCACCATCTCATAAGCATGAATGCCATCACGCTGTGGTTAAACTGCTGCACTTTTTCCAGTAAGTGCTGGCTTAGCATCATTATACACACATTAACCGCATGTTCCTACCACAGCGCCTGTGGACCTGCTGCACTTTCAAAAGCTCTCTGCTCATTTTTTGTACCACAGTTTTTGTAGATGAATTAATCTGATTAGACAAATGCACTGTGCAACTTACAGTATGTACAATTGCATAAGGATAAAACAGTTATGAACCTTGTGCCTACAAGTCgtacattttaatttgtttaattCAGTGCTGAAATTGAGCAGAATCttgattatttattatttacaattTATCAGCATTGACTTTATAATCAAGGCATTATAATAAAACAAGTTGAATTAAGTTGAGTACTTGTAAATGCTCTTTCAGTTAGGATTACATCATAATGAAGTAAAACAAATAGCTACTGTAAAGTCACTGAAAATACTTTCCTATGCTTTACTACAGATCAGGCATCCAGGTGTTTTGATATGAAGAAACACAAGTGATCTCCCCTATTTTAATACAAGGGCTGAATATGGGGGAATAATCATGAAATCTTGCAAACATTAGCTGTTTGACTTAGTGCCAGATCTATTAATACTCTCACAAATACTTAAAATGGTAAGCTTTGAATGTGCTTTGAAAATCTGCCTGTGTGTAAATGGCTTCTTACTGTATTCAGATGCATGCACTGGATTGACTACTTGATTAGGGGATTTAGGAGATTAATTTAGTACATTATTTATTAAGTTTTTATGGATTCTCACTAACATAATATTAATGTAGGTCATGTGTGTCTCACTTTCAGTCCAGAAATATTTTATCTGAATAGTTTTAGAATTGTAATATACTTGTTTTATGTATGGTAACAGCTATTCATGGCTTTTGACTAGTCCAAATGTATGGTCAAGTAATATGAAAGCCAATACATGTTTTGATTTTATTGCAGGTatacaatacaacaaaatgAAGGAAATGGTCTTTAAAGAAATATTTATTTGGAAGTAcgcatacaaatatatatttatttatttattcaaaacACAGTACCCACAATCCATTTCAACAGTCAAAGTTGTAATACTGCagtctacattttttttttatataattaaatACCTGCAGTATTTTTAACAAATGTCCTGATATCAAGTTCTTAATAACCAATGTTTCTTTCATAATTATATTAAAGGAAATTAGCAATGTCAAGTATTGAAAATGTGCTGTTTGTTGAAACACATTACCTATGATCGTCTGAATGAATAACTCAGCATTTTATAATTTACATTACAATTACATACTAGTTATACCCAGGTGATTAAATAATTTGTATAATTTGTAAACCAGTTTAATGTAATCTTATATTGCCTAATCTTTATTTGCTATGGTAATAAAAGTACATAGCACAAGAATAATTTGTTTCTAAAAAACTATGATTGGGAAATTGAAATAGAAGTTGCCATGGAAAATACACAGTATATGTTAAGTTATAGATAAGACAGTAATAAAATACAGCAGGACAAAATCATGCTATGTGCATCTTAAAACATAACAAAGTAATCAagcataacaaaaaaaaaaaaaaacataggtgGAAAATAAAGAGGAAATAATGTGCATAGATACTGATATGTATTGAGACATTTTGAAAATAGTATTTGCTGAAAAGGGAGAATCAGATAAAGATCGGCGCCCAAGTTTGACCTGGCACAAGCGTCACAAAGAATGGCATGTAGAATAAGCACATCACTCAGCTCCACAGCACGCTGTATCAGGGAGCTCTACGGTTGAGGGAGCGCTTGCTTCTCATGTTCTTTGTGCATATGAAGTAGGAGATGGCGCAGAAGTACACCGTGCTTTTAAAAATCATAAGGGTGTACACCCATGTTGCCAGATACAGACTGCGTGCGGCTCCAAAGTACTCTGTCAGAGCAGAAAAAATAGCCATTTCAAACACTTAAATAAACACATCATGACAGGATCACATTCTATTTTCTCATTTTCTAATGGGAATATTAATGGCAGTACATTtttatgaatgtttatttaATAAATGTATATCTTCAGTTGTGAATTGTTATAAAAGTTATAAAAGTAGTTTCCAGTAGTTACCATCTAGTTGGTGTAACGTGGAGATAGCTGTGTCGTTGGGTGTTGAGCAGACTGTGACATTGAAGGTTTTTGCTTGAGGTTTTGTCACCGGCTCAGTTTGTCCTCCTGAGTTCACAGTATGTGAATTCATTTAACATACATTACAATAATACGAATGATATACAATTAAAatgcaatatacagtataattcAATAGTACACAATTAAATAGTATAcaattaaatgttaaatgttgaaTAAAACATAGAGACAAGCCAGGTGAAAAGCAGGTttgtttttatgtcattttCTGGAACTCATCCTATTTAGAAACAGCAGGTTTGATAAAGATTTCAAACAGCAGAACTATAACATTAATTCCTATGCTGGCCAGAGTAGTGAACAGTAGAGTGGtacctttctttccctctatctccagAGGCTTGCTCTCTTTTCCTTCCCTGAGGGCTTCGTGTGTGTAGGAGCAGGCGTATCGGTTGCCACCGGCCTTCTGCTTGTCAATAATCATGATGCTGGTGTTTGTCTTGTCTGAGAAGCTGGTCTCCAGCACCTCGCGGTCATTCTTCACCACGTTTTCCCACTTTCCAGCTTTGAACACTTTCCAGTGGAATCTGACCAAGTCTGGGAACATATTACTGGCATGGCACAGAAAGGTGTTCTCTTTTTGAGATTTGGTGCTGGAGTAGACGCTCACCGTAGGTTGACGCACAGCATCATCTGAGGATGTAAGACAAACAGCAGCTCATTTTTGGGAAGCAAAGTGcagtacacatacaaataaatgatCTAAAACGAAAACAGTACATCAGGGACAGAATTGCTGGTTAATTGTATTCTTCCGTACCTGAAGTTCAGACAGTAAAGAGAACTGCAATATGAACACATaacaatacacaaatacacgcacacacatatcaaaaTTGTACACTTTAAAGATTTTAGCGCTAGTGTTTTCTCATCTGTCGTCCCAGAATTTGTTATGGAAAGAATTTGGTTACACTGAACAACATGGCAGCATTGGTCCACATCAAACTTAGTAGAAAATTGCCTGACTTCTTACCATTGACAAATAACCTGGTACCTGTCCCAAAACGTTTAATCCAATCAGAAGCACACAGTCATTGAGTCCAAGACAAATAGTGCTCTGCATTAAAGTACTCCTTATTTtaatcatccatccatcattcTAACTAGTCATGAATATATTCCAATTTCTTGGATTTGTTTTAAGACCTAATTTGTGGTACCGTATATCAGGGTACTACAAATGGTAGTCGGATTAATAGTTTATGGTCACTTAGTACTTTAACACTAATATTAAGGAAGTCAGTGTCACAGCATAAACAACCTAAAAAAACagttaaaatgaaaacatttatccTTCTACCACACtcacatgtatatgtatatttgtctgtatactgtacatttttatataatacttttttttccatcaCTGACCAGTTCTTAACATTTCCTTCATAACTCCAAAGTTTCTTCATCAAAAAACTGATTCACATTATGTGAAGAATTGTTTTTACATGTGCACATTTAGACTATACCTGGTTACCTGTTAAAATAACTGAAATGGCATGTTTGAGATCTTACCAGTGACAAACAGTCTGGTTCCTGGCCCAAAACGTTTAATATACCCAGAGGTACACAGTCattaaatgaaatacaaatacCGCTGTGCATTGGGTTAACTATCTTGTGTCTCTTGAATATTTATCCATGATCAAattttcaaataaaacaaataaaaaagctCCTGTCACATTTGTCCTGGTATCATTTGGTCAATGTGATTTCTATATGTTTCTCACCTGACACATAAAGTCTTGTGCCTGATCCAAAGACTTTTACGTTCCCCACAGTGAAGCACTCAACCACAATAACTCAGTCATCTTTATAGCATATTCAGTATTTGATTGTTTTCCCAAATTAAATATCGTTGTTGTTGCCAAAACCTGAAATGTTGTTTTGTGGCTATTCGCCATTTGTTCAACCAATAGTGTGTTTTAATATGATACAAATGAGAGGCTAGCTGCTACAAACTCAAGACAAACAATCTGTGTGATACTAAGTAAAGTGCACTTTTGGCCATTACCATCATTATTCCCCCCATTTAAAAACATATAGCCACAGCCAATTTTAACAATGCCTAACTAAACGTTGTCCAGACTACTTTATCTATTAACACAACTTTTATGTTTCATACCTGTAACATAGAGCCGGGTGCCTGATCCAAACACCTTTATCGCTCCCACACTGAATAACTTAAGCACAATAACTGGAGAGGCGTGTTTGCATCATTACTATTGCACTGAGTAAAACATTTCTCCTCTTGTCGTATGTTACGAAGTGGCTTTCACAATTATTTACGTTGGCGATTTCTCTCTATATTATGGAACAACCAGCTCTGGAGTATCTTGGCTCTTTAAACCTGGGCTTGGTTTTTTATTCACTGAATAAATCCTCAAATTGAAGTCCATGTCTTTCTCTGCTGAAACGTCACTTCTCTGTGGATGGCTGAAAGTCCTCTATCAGTTGAAAGTTGAAAGTCCTCTATCAGTTGAAAGTTGAAAGTCCTCTATCAGTTGAAAGTCGTTTATCGTCTATGTACAGTACCCTTGTGAAAggctc from Clupea harengus chromosome 25, Ch_v2.0.2, whole genome shotgun sequence harbors:
- the LOC116219645 gene encoding uncharacterized protein LOC116219645, with the translated sequence MLPRGPRSCAPRALCLTASSTRLRSLWQILMMSYWMRINMTLRSPLSNRNPLLTAMWRKHMLGPPYWCLTTPHPHPPKLSKPSWFPLFPPILSEQEDGRGARHVPTTIVFFNPWSTHFISQNKLVKCSAFCQRHFNLNACQTVFKLFFSCLCHLPREQSLDVEEAEGPYGLGVKDSGSALCLYDMLCYDLPCTLHTQSQLPMSSLQKDSGKKKRTAALP